A window of Phragmites australis chromosome 2, lpPhrAust1.1, whole genome shotgun sequence genomic DNA:
TCATGCGTGGCACTGTGCGGACGCATGATGTCCTTGTGCGGAAGGCCAGCGCTCTTGCCGCGGTTACGTGATTCCTTTGATTGATTTCTGCTCCCCTTCCATATCTTCGGATAGCTGTTTCTATGGTTACTAAGATATGGTAAGGTTTGAGGTATATATGTAACATGTATTCAACAAATCACTCTATCGCGTGAATTATTTCCGTCTTCATCGACCACCCACGCTGCCACCGCCATTGCTACCTGTTTCGACTTGTCCTGCGTCATGGATACCTACAtgagcccagagaagaagaagatggtgaatCATGTACGCCTTGATAGGCGCCATCTTTGCTAGCCAATGCAAAGTCGCTCAACAGAACCAATCTATCTATTGTATTACTATTTGAGCGTTAAAAAGAGCCACCATGTTTGCTCTCAATATCACGAAATTAACACGTTAATCGAcaaaaaatctagatcacttATTGTTATGATAATCTAATAGTCTAGATTAAATAAAGAGtcaatatcaaatataattaataaatagctaaattcaaattttaaaattatggaAATTAGTAGTTCGATTTCCATACGGTTTGGAAAGcgaaatatctaaataaagagtctaaataaataataataataataataataataataataataataataataataataattgaaattggggctagaataaaaaaaagaataatccatatcaaatatagtcttagaaaaaatcaaattattataaaaattaaatacataaatatCTCATAAAAAGagctaaagagactaatttttaatcaaagattatcatgataaaatattatagcgAGATTAGTCACGTTATTAAGTACGTATCACCTTACTAATTTTTcttatattaatatataatcAACAGGGAACATCTTACTATCCACTCAACAGGTCTTCTAGTTAGATGTTTCCGGCAACGCAATTCAAACTTTGAGGAATTGCTGGGGTATGTGTATGTAGGCGTCAGCCTGGAAGAACAGAGCAAGCAAACAGTGAAGAGTTGTCGGTGTGCTCAGTTTGATCAGGACTGGAGGAAAAAGAAGTTTGAAGGCAAGGGTGAATCGGTCAATCTGTTGATCCGTCCGGCTCGGCTGGATTGACTGGACATTCTGATGTTGAACTTTTGGTAGTACTATTGTCGTCTAGGGCCTGAAGTGTACATCATTTTGCACGAGTTCGGAACGTGTGGGATGACATTTTTTGGGCTTGGACGTAGCGATAGGGCCATTGGCGTGTAGAAATCATCAAGGATGAAgggcgttagtcacaagcagaACAATGCTGACCGAGCACATGAGTTGCAGTTCCCGTGGAGACACGGTCGGCACACCAAGATAATGTGCAGTGCAATTTTCAGGCCCCACGGATCATAGGTTTTTTAAAAGATAGTTCCAATCCTTAGGGTTTTTTTCTCGATTAAACTCGTATGGAAAACAGGGATAAAGTTGTCAAATTCATATGGAATGCATTTTTATGGTCTTAATTTTGCAGGAACACAAACAGGAGCTCAAGTTTCATTTAATTTTTTCCGTTGAAAAGCCCAACACAATTTGCAAACACGGCCACAAGGTTTGGGTTTACACTCTATTACTACCGCTATTTCAATTTACTTCATTGTTTTTTACTGTAGTAAATTTGATCCTAcgttttttctaaaaagaatttatagatacttaaaaatatacaatattaGTAAAGTCTAGTAATAtaaaatttttaagtatctataaattctttttagaaagaaaaaatgcTTAGTCAAATTTGTTACAGTAAAATGCAGTGACAAGTAAATTAAAACGGAGGTAGTATTTTctcaaaaatatatttgtatctGTGTTTTCCGTGTGAACCATCCAAAGGcaatactttaaaattttaatgTCCTGGTTTCCATAGTATGTGGGTTTTGTTCCTACATTTTTTATATTCATATATTTCTAATTTCAAACGCAGCACCAATCTGTTCTGTTGTTCAAGAAAGAATTGGTGCTATTGCGAAAAGAGCAAATGGAAATCTCGTTTGTGCCATCAAGACTTTGCCTATTTGATTGCCATAGTTCAGGTTTCGGATTTGCCTTTGAGATTTTACCATTTTTATTAGTTGTCTAAAAGTGGACTTTGCTTTTCTGCAACTTTTGACCTGCTGAGTAGGTAAATAAGTAAATTGGCACAAAACAGAGAAGAGGAAGCGTCGCCATGTTCTCAGCAAAAAGGAAGAACGGTGGTGGTAGCACGGTACCAAGGACTGAAATTTTACTAAATATAAACCTTACACCTGCTGAGATTTCAGGTAAGCGGAATTTCCGAAGAATCTCATTCGAATCCAAATTTAAACGAaagagtttttcttttctcgAGGTGAAGATGAGCGTCCTTTTTGTGGTTCAGCTAAAAACCCTATTTTCGGTTAGGATTTTGGGTCCTTTCTACTGTTGTTAGACATCTTCTGTAGaaacatttattttaattcTTTCGCTTATTACCACTCAGATCGTCAAACATGATTGAGAGTTGAGATATTGCTGTAATGGTAAACTTATCAGGGTACATCATATGCATGCACATCATCAAACAAATTTTGACAACGAAGTGATCAGAAAGAACATATACATGAATGGAGTCGGGACTCAGAAGTTACGCGTCCGGAACAACTTACTGATATGATTCGTATTTGAATGGCATGGATTGCCTTGTGTAATTGTGAGGGCGCTACTTGTGTTTACGGAGTAGCATGGCTCAGGAACAATGATCGATAtgaaaaattcttcaaaaatacATGTTGATAGATATACTTGTCAGATTACTTCATCTACGTGCACAATTGAAAGCTCAAATTCAAAGCCGAAGAAGTACCACATTTTTACATTATGCCAGAATGCCATACAGACATACAGTACTAGACAAACATAAATCATCCAAAGTATTTTCCATTGAAAACCCAAGAAGGGCCAAAGCTCTCTACATTATTCCTTATTCTGTTTGGACTGGCTACCTACAGATGATATAAAACAGGTGCATAATTTGCAGCATGGAGATGAAAATAGTAGCTGGCCGATCACCTCCTCTCAGGCAGTCAGGTGACACAGCTCCACCAATCTCCATGACTCCACATCCGCAGGTTCCGTAGTGTAAAGCGCAAGCTCAGAGAACTCAAATTGCAGTCCCGGTATGTCCGTGTCCAGCTCCTCGACCTTCTTCATTGCTgcttcgtcttcctcctctgctCGGTTTCCGTACATGAGGCTGAGATGCGGCACGTATGCTGCAATGACCCAAGTTAACTCATCAAGTTGGGATTTTTCCCGGCTGGGAACAAGATTCAGCTACTACACTAACGAGTTGGTCTCTGATAACCGAAGTGGCTGCAGCAGCGGTCGCTCGCTCGCTGTCATTACCTGACAAAAATCCAGAGAATTTGATGTAACAAAACcatgtgtgcaaatggctctaAATCATACTGTACATGGTGGCATTTTGTCTGGAGTTGCACATCCAATTGGAAGCCCCAAACACTGGGCAAAGCAAACCTTTGGAACCATCGACCAGTCGCTGTGTCGCACTCGCGAATCCGGAGAATCGATCGCTACGAGGAGATGAGATGTGAAGCGAATTACCTCAGGGGTGGGTTCCAGTAGGAGGCAGCCACAGCGGTAGAAGCCCCGGGGGTTGCCATTGACCTGGGGGGCGGAGCCGGGGCGCGGTGAGGACGAGCGAGATGGCTTGGATTGTCTTCCCCATCTCCATCTCGTCGGCGAGGATGCCGCCGCCGCGCGAGACGGAGGCCCCTCCTGCGCCAGCGCCCACGCGAGCCACCCCTGGAAGCGCAGCAGCGGGAGCACCACTTCTGGGGCTGGATCCGCCGTTGGCACGGACCCGGCCACCGTCGCTGCAGCCTCCGAGGCCTCTCCGTCCTCATCCGCCGGCATGCACTCATCGAGCTACTTACCGTTGGCCACCTCCCACTCCTCCCACAGTAGCTGCGGCGCGTCCTCGTCCCTCGCCTTCTTACTCCTCGTCCCTCTCCCCTTCTGCGGTCGatacgacggcggcggcggcgccaccaCGATCACCGCGCGCACTGGCACGGGCGGGGTTGCGCGGGACTGCGTTGCTCTTGACTTTAACATCACCGTGACTTTATCACTGAGGCGATAATAATCAGAGGATCCTGACGCGGTTGCGCGGGGCGGACTCGAGCGGGGAGGGGCATTACCTCAGTGGTGTGACGGGTAATTTTACCTTAACTTCGTGAGAATTGGAAAAAGATTTACTGCTCTACTAAAATAAACTTAAACCATAATTTACTTTATAGAGTTAGGTATTTTGAAAATTAATGGAGCTAAGATGATGTGACATTATTTGGGCTTGAACGTAGGGAAGAGGCCACTGGTGTGAAGAAATCCATCGAGAACGAAGGGCGTTGAGCCGGCAGAACAATGCTGACCGAGCACATGAGATGCAGTTTCCGTGGACGCGCGCAGCACACGGCAGACATACCAAGATAATGCGCACTTTTAAGGTCCCTtcaattcggattatatgattTCTATAGGAATTTTGTTTAGTTCCAGTCATTAGTATTTTTTTGGATAAAGTTGTTCGGGAAAGAGGGATGAAAGTTGTCAAATTCATATGGAATGCATTCCAATGGACCCAATTCCGTAGGAAAATAAACCTGAGCTCAaaacttcattttctttctaCCGGTTGAAAAGTCCAACGCGTTCTCTTTACACTATCTCCTATTTTCTCCAAATTTATGTGTTCTTTTCATGTGAACCATCAAAGGCTATACTGATTGTGTGTTCTAAAATCCAGGATACTTCATTATACATGCTCTAAATGTGTGATGCGATAAAGAAATTTTATAAGGCAGACTCAACCCATGATGTATCACTGTAGCATGTGAATTGCTGCCTCTTCTGCCGGCATCACACTCCAGCAAAGGCAGTTTTATCTGCTACAGGGATTTGGCAACTGCAAATTTGCCGGCCACTCTTTCCTCTTGTATCACTGTTCATAGAGGATAACTGTGGACTCGAAAGGAGGGTGGGAGTAATGTAAAGTAAAAAATAGGATATctattggagatgaaaaaataaaaaatactataatagtattagaaatactgtaatagtattatagaggataaatttttaaagtatctgctggagatggtctaagaatACATTAGTGGTGGGTGCTCTGGTTAGCTCTTGCAGTTAATATGTTGAGGTAGGTTTGATTGTTGGGAGAACCGCTTTGGT
This region includes:
- the LOC133909966 gene encoding uncharacterized protein LOC133909966 isoform X1, translating into MPADEDGEASEAAATVAGSVPTADPAPEVVLPLLRFQGWLAWALAQEGPPSRAAAASSPTRWRWGRQSKPSRSSSPRPGSAPQVNGNPRGFYRCGCLLLEPTPEVMTASERPLLQPLRLSETNSIRAASQPHVRKPSRGGRRSSNEEGRGAGHGHTGTAI
- the LOC133909966 gene encoding uncharacterized protein LOC133909966 isoform X3: MPADEDGEASEAAATVAGSVPTADPAPEVVLPLLRFQGWLAWALAQEGPPSRAAAASSPTRWRWGRQSKPSRSSSPRPGSAPQVNGNPRGFYRCGCLLLEPTPEHTCRISASCTETEQRRKTKQQ
- the LOC133909966 gene encoding uncharacterized protein LOC133909966 isoform X2 yields the protein MPADEDGEASEAAATVAGSVPTADPAPEVVLPLLRFQGWLAWALAQEGPPSRAAAASSPTRWRWGRQSKPSRSSSPRPGSAPQVNGNPRGFYRCGCLLLEPTPEVMTASERPLLQPLRLSETNSLV